caAACACACACtactctcttcctctctttgaATTCTactcctctctttctccctcccttgGGTTTCTGTGCCTCTCTATACACCTATCCATCCATCAATATATCTAtctccatccatccaaccatctatctatctgtctgtctgtctgtctgcatctatctatatatctatctatctgtctgtctgtttgtatctatctgtctgtctctctatctctatctatctatatatctgcctgtctgtctatctatctacttgtctgtctatctatctatctatatgtctatctatctatctttatcTTTCTCGTGTTCCTTCCCTCTGCCTCCCAATCCTCTCTACttccctttcttttccctccAAGTCTtcctactccccccccccatctctacCATTATGTCTCTTATGTCAAGATATAAGCTATTGAAATAATATTCTACACGACTGGCTGTGGCTTGACATAAACTTCATATAAAAGTTCCATTgcaacaactacatgtacattcattttgaaattcaaaatgctTAATGCTCTTCTCAAGCCATGTACATACGATTCTGAACAGAGTACAATCACAATAACGCATTATTTAAGGGAAGATTACTTTCAATGGCAACTGACTTAAGATGTACATTTATTCAATTCTTAATTCTGACCGGATTCCctctttattttctaatttcttttatcATGCACTCATCATTATATTGAATTATTACTAACGCATGACTGGCTATGCATCCGGTAAATATGCCATGCGTCCGGTATTAATACTTATGTATGGCAAATTTACCGGATGCGTGGCTAGCCATGCGTCGGTAATTACTCATTCATGGTTGTAAACAAATTGATGTTTAGCAAAAAGAATTCCAccattctataaaacaaatgatacacAGGTTTGTTCGTGCATCGGTAGGACTAGTGAGCATGCGGTAACTATGGAAACTAGTCTAAACTCAATCGGCTGCGCCTCGTGGGTTTAACAAACAGATCCATAGTTACCTTATGCTCACAAAACATACCGATGCACTCGCATCTGTACATCACAGTATCAAAGGTAACTTGGAGGCAATAACGAAGAGCAAATTTTTTATGTAAGTTATCAAAATGACATACTTAATTTAAGTTATCAAAATAGTATTATCACCTACGTAtagtaaatttcatatttctttggAACTTTAGGGTTACAAGTCGGTGTGAATTCTATTGCGTTATGTAAAATGGATATCAAGTTCTATGCAGATGCTTCCTAATATAAACAGTTGGGTAAAATAATGCTTATTGTCTCGCCCAAaggaggtgaaggcgagacttagggatccaaatgtcatcCGTtcgtcgtccgtccgtcacaaacataattgggacctttcgcaatcctcacggacgctaatattagggtcccctaacacaaaagttaacgcttaatcatacacttgatttttaagattgattgtgcattataatcaatagaaaaaaaaaactgctcaACAATCAATGTGTTGTGTTACaggggggggttacaggccctacagagctgtttttcgtgtgcaaaatccttttccgcgacacccgcaccatacatgcatgtatattacgactgatggctggagatattcgaaatgcaggacctaaaatagattatgacacggataagaaagtggtttttcaaacaaatcgagtacatattgaatgaggaaaaacttactgaatgaaggcttagatttagatcattacagtccatcgaatcgatattgcatttaatgtggattattggtggatcactggcaattgatttcatgggtcagagcaacctctccagccgaacatttcgcatgcgttgatatgtataCAGCATATACAATACGTTTGAACtcgtttctttttgtttcttttgttagctccttctacacaaacgatatgcctctcgcacacgatgtaatgggcattatgttttactctccccagaaatgggggattagattcaaattccgggcgaccacttccattgaggcacgaccatggggctttgaaaagtaccctaaacaagggaagcaattcttttccagattatgaaaatgcatctcttaacaagtatttggcttgtgaagccctacaagtattggatatttCATATcccctttttcagcattttaatcatcgttttgacacccttataacgttacataggcctatacgtaacgtacctgcccactctgtccccttttacgcgtggtcGCCCCTGGTATCCACCAATCAATGGAAGTAagcccccgggcggcctctcgagctctaagAGAGGAGtaaaatgtggctttggaaagtcgtcctcaatcggatatatcgctgtcaCCATAGTAGCAACTAGAATTTTttacacgaaacgcatattgaatgtttccgtcgcagatgcgaaacgaaaaaaaatctcatgtcacacaagttgcattgcaggacagagttttacgaccatgatgacgggcccaaaaagtctcttccaaaatcaactccCGTCGTAAATAAGCgtgcgcgtcctcaaacgaaaggtcgggagtgacacataactccacaaccgtaagccgcttttcaaccaaacttggatggtagatggatttgggggacctgcaaattatgctgcagtcggataTCACATAGTAAGgtcaattttcaggtcaacgttaaattTTTCACGCAAGattctcttatgacacctaactccgcaaccgtaagtcgcttttcaaccaaacttggaaggTAGATGGGGGATtcgcatgttatgctgcagtcggatatcacatgataaggtcaaaggtcattttaaggttaacgttaaagtttacatgcaagactctcttatgacacataactccgcaaccgtaagtctcttttcaaccaaacttggatggtagatgaacttgggttcctgcatgttatgctgcagttggaggtcacatggtaaggtcaaaggtcattttcaggtcaacattaaagtttatgtgcaaggctcttatgtcaagtgttattccatcccagtcattttacaatgaagttttaatacaattctgttgcgtgccctcgcattTCTGgttaagtgggcgagacacaaaatcgcttttgccttgtttttgtctgatttaattttattctttgttttttctttgtattatcTAGCCTTCTTCCAATCGCTAGGAGCATTTGAAGTTATAAGTACAGCAGCAACGTTTACTGGATGCACGGTAGCCATAATAGCCATGTTACACCAGCAACCCTTAGCTATGTTAGTCGCGGGATTTACCATGCTATTTTCAGGTTtgtatattttctgttatttacACCGTGGATGCGAGCGTGTgacctggggggggggtatacatgTCTTCGGGGCCTCGTTTCCTAAAGCTTCTAATATGTGATGACTAACTTGTTGGATGacgggaaaaaaagagagaaattgtTAGACCATGTGATAACAACAAGAAAAAGTCCAAAGATTACAAGAACATTaggagaagtaaaaaaaagtatttttataatcagtttcaattattcaaaaatgatatacaaaattcctggaaaataattaagaatGTTTTGcatggtaattcaaaaaaatctattgtttcaaaaataaatgttgatggCGAATTTATAGAAATCCACTTACTTTGGcaaacattttcaataattatttttccagTATAGGCCCAAATCTTGCCGGACTCATTCCAGACTATACAAAACACTTTACTGATTTTCTTCATGACCCCAACCcaaattcattatatttttctaCTACAGATGAGGCAGAAATTGCGGATATAATTCATGGCTTTAAAATAAGCAAAGCTCGGGGCATGATGGCATCAATAACATTTTgttaaacaaaaattgtaatacCATTGTTAAACCCTTGGCATATATCTATAATTTATGTATGTCTACTGGGATTGTTCCTTCAACTCTGAAACTAGCTCGGGTTATACctgtatttaaaaaaggtgACAGTACTGCATGCGTTAGGTAATTATCGACCCATATCACTGCTGACCTGTTTGTCTAAAGTActtgaaaaattgatatttgtttgGACGACTAAATTCTTTAATTTGCATGACTTATTTTATCCCTTGCAATTtggttttcatgaaaatcataatactACACATGCATTGTTAACAATAGTTGATAAGATTGCCAGCGgaatcgacaagtttcatcatACTGTTGGAgtgttcctggacttctccgAGGCTTTTGataccattaatcatgaaattttattacacaaaattaattaatatgGAATCAGGGGAAtagccttggagtggttcaggaactACCTagacaatagaaaacaatttgtctCTGTCGAAAACTTTAACTCCGAAACAAAACTTGTTACTTGTGGGGTTCCGCAAGGCTCTATTTTGTGTCCCCTACCTTTTCTTATATACATAAATGATTTTTGTAAGTCCTCCAATAATTTATCCTTTATTCTGTTTGCTGacgattttaatattttttctcccGTAAGGATCCACGCAATTTGCTTGCCACCATTAATCACGAACTAGTCCATGTCTCTGAATGGATCAAAGCTAATAAATTATCCCTTAATCTAAAAAACAGCTTATATGCTCTTTAGTAATATCATAGATGAACTTCCAGgtaatataattttcaaaaatactaATTAACAAAGATTTGGCAGTACTAAATTTCTTGGGGTAACTATTGATGATAATCTCTCCTGGAAATAACACGTAGATCacatttgtaaaattatttcGAGAAACATTGGTATCATAAACAAAGTAAATTTTTTCTTTCCCCACTCATAtactatttaatttgtattcaacttTGATCCTGCCTCATTTAAACTATGGTATAACTGCATGGAGGTATTGTGCTGACTGCCACCTGaacagaattttacttttgcagaaaaaggctattcgtattatttgtcatgctgattttcgttcacacactgacGAACTTTTCTATCAATATAATATTTGGAAGATTGGTGACTTGTATCGATACAATCTCGGAAACTCGGGAAACTCATGTATAGTttagataaaaatgaacttccaaatatgttttattccatgtttactaaaaatgtcgatattcatcattatccatCTAGGTCCGCCGGGCTCTTTCATCCACCAAGAGCTAGAACCATcctcttgaataaaacatttatttttacaggtaTCAAACTATGGAACTCCCTTATAgaatcattacgtaacaaaccaACACATTTAAGTTTCATTCGAGggtcaaagaaaatttttatccTTGGGTATAAACCCCAGAACTCAAACATTTCTGTGTAAGCAGCTACCAcctcttttgttcttcttcccttcttattttcttccttcttctcattctccctctcctctcacatttctttttttttctctctctcttcctatcATTTTAATGTCTAGTTCTATTGATTTTATAATCTTTCTGTCCGTCTACGTTTTGTagtgtgttttgttttgtttcttttcctttcttttttgctgtcttgtcctgttctatttgtttttgtttgtgtgtgtgcgccgtttttgtttttgtatttgttttgtttttagtattCGTCCTGTCTTGTCCAAGATTAGTGATTGTCTGTTCACACACTCCTGAACTCAGGTTTGTTTGGGATATTTTTATACAGCAGGGgtatgatataatatttttttctgttaattgtaACTTAGTGAGTGAACATGAAAAGCTTGACCCCAttggtattctttttcattgaacaaccctttttaatttacgaattgaatttcattgatcaaagatatactttaattaactatttattgcagggaacccatactaacaagctttgctttccagtgttttttttttcatttctgtatatgatatttctgtgtcatgctttacattgtaacttttgttaaattttggaatgaaaaagaataaatgcaatcaatcaatttctGATCGTTGCAGGTCTCTTTATGCTGGTGGGGCATCTGATGATGTTGACAGCCCACCAAGAAACGGGCGACATGGACAACGTATCCCTCTTCAAGGACGTCTCCTCGTCCCGCTACGGTTGGTCCTTCGTGGTCGCCTGGATATCCTTCATCCTGTGCGTCACGGCCGGCATCACCGACTTCCTCGTCTACCGCAACTTCCGGAAGATCACGGATGAGCTTCACAACACGCCCTCTCGCGTCAAGTACATGCAAAGACAAACACCCGTCAACATCGGTCCAACGATATGAAATGTTACACCAGAATATTCGTTGTTTATATAGGAATGTAGAGCCATGCATGGTCGGTATTTTTTATGAGATAGGCCGacctttgtattttttataaaatcaGATTGACCCAAACGATTCTCATGGTAATTGAGAGATACCATGATCTTGTGCAAACAATCCTTTTTGAATATGGATTATGTGCAAAGTTTTTTATGAGAAATTTTGTGTATATATGATATTGAATctctgaaaacataattatcttCGATAAAGACGCCATATAACTTGAGGAAGAGCAGCATTTTTtagtttatgaaatgaaagGAGATGgttaacaaataaatattgcttGAAGGATACTGAATatatgaattgaaatatttttttaagacatTAAATGTAGAAATCGTTCAGACTGTAGAGTAAAGTATTAATGATTTTAGATAAGggttttctttaaaaagcaaTCTAAGTCCTCACTGAGTGTTGGTGGTTTATTGTGATACAGGTTGACCGGATAGTGAGACTGAAACTTAAGTGCCTTACCATAAGTTACTGGGCAAATTAAAACATGAAAGAATATGGATGTCAGAATAAAAATTtattcaatataattattatttggggacctttctaaatataaatatttgggGGGACCTTCCTAATAATAACATAAATCCCCCAGAAAAAAACACTTTGCACGCTAAACTCTATACCCCCGCTCCATATGCTCATATCGAAACGGAATATGTTGGTATCATAAATCATAATTCAAATAGATATATTCAAATAGTATATGCATGCAGGAAGATGAAGCTGAACGTAATCCCTTAAAAATATGTGATTGTCAAAACCAGTTTCCCAAGCTTGAAGGTGTTGGTATGGTTGGCTATAGTAAcgattaataataataggcattttatatagcgccatctatctagaaataatctattccgaggcacagtgtttattatttttattaccccgactttagctcgagctgcctttcagcgctcagcgcattcaaggaattaatcctgccgggtacccatgtacctcacctgggttgagtgcagcacaatgtgtggataaatttcttacttaaggaaattacgccatggctgggattcgaactcacgaccctctgtttcattGTCAGAAGACTAATCTGCTGGGTCACAACACTCCACGCTATGAAGGGGGATTATGGTAGGGGAGATACACTATTAACTTGCCACCTTATACATCGATCGATCAATTAAGTAAGTGTGTCAACTCTCAAACTGCCCAAATTGAcctcataattattttcattttgttattctgGTCAGAcattctccctccccctcttaATCAATTTGAATTAGGCCTGGGTTACACCGGAACCGAATCGACTGCGAATCCACCCGAATACACGTATTCGGGTGTTTTCGGGAGTATTATGTTCTCCCTGCGAGAAAATTCGGGAGGGATTCGGCAACATTCAAATCCACCGAATCGGGCCGTATTCGAGCAGAATCGGTCCGAATTTATTCgagagaatttggttttggtgtaacccGGCACTTTAGTGAAATCTGATCTGCAATGTGAATTGCGGCTCCTGCTCTGTTAATAAGAAGACAAAGAAGATGAGAGGGGATTGAAGACTTAagtaaggagggggggggggtgaattgcGAAAAGTAAGAGACGAGAAGATCAGATTCGAGAAGGGGAGAAACTGGGGTAGACACAGCTCTGGAAAGAAAATGAACCATTGATACATTTCCAGCGGGAATTTCAACACGTCCAAACTATCCTTTAATTGGCAATCAATAACAATATCACGCCAGGCGACAATTACTTCCTgaaggggggtgggggagcATAAGGGTTGTCATGGAAACCCCTCTTCCCGCGTCTCATCAAATTAGCAAGGGACTTGGCATGTATATAATCTCCGCGACGAAAATAGTGCATGAATGGGACAAAAGGGTATAAAGGCGATAGTAAATTGGGaataaagtaaaaattgatATAATGAATATCATGGTGTATAACAAGGAAACGGGTTAATCTGATAATgagattgaataaaaaataatattcttgcAACTTTCCACATAATAGAGTTTTTATACTGCATGCCATCCCAGGAGCGGCGGCATGTGAGGTGGGGGCAGGGCGACTCGCTTACATGGGTATTATGGCCGTTTTAGGATTACAAGACCAGACCTCTCTTTTCTGTACCATTCTCCCTTCTTGCTATCATCTTCTTCCACCCCAccccttttcacttttttttggggggggcggggcAACCAAGCCCCCATGCACTTTTGTGGCACCGCCCGCGAACCAACCGCCCATAATAATATacatcaggctttgagaaaatATAGTGGACAGTATTTATCCTCTGTTGGACTGCCTTTTTTTCCTCGAGGGGGAAATAGTTACATTGCAAGTCCAACCGAGGATTGATAATTGCCACTATGGTTTCGAAAGAAACGCctgatgtatttattttatatcccTCTTTAACTTGTGGATCTAGTCCTTTCTGATGTTTAACCAATCTAGACCAaatccattggcggcggaagccaagaAAAATAGGGGGGTCTACCTGTAATTTGGTGATGGACAccgggatggacacatgtaaaaaaaattgacaagcaaaaaacaaaaaaaggtcatcGACCTAAATTCCAaggggggacaagagacattttaaggggggtctaccagaatttaggggggacacaggaaacaaaattgacaagcaaaaaaaaaaaggttatcaactaaaaatttagggggaccgtccccccccccccacctcaattttttttggggggaactgtcccccccccatcccccgcttccgccgcctatgactAAATCTAACGTTGCCGAACCTAGTCCTACTCTCGCTTTAGGCCTGTCGAGCTACATGTAATGCTAAATATTTACTGCGCTGCGTTGGCCGTTGGTACAGTTGCACTCaaacaaaatgtgtaaataaataaCGCGAAGGCTAAATATGTGCTCTAAAAATTAGTATCGGATCTTGACTCATCTTGTCAGGCATGTTTATtccaaatttttattgtttgaattatacaatatttttttttacaaatttgacaaaaacaaccaacttgactgaaccaaaaaatgttaaaaacaatggtaattccacatgttcatggaggaatcaATCGTTattttacttgacaatgaggagaaaaatagaatatttcacatttcatataataaaatacaaaagagataGTGAGGGGAACATTATCATCAGTCGCCTCATTTGCACACCGATcgggatgtgcatatgactgaTTGATGAAATTAAGTGAGATttaaaattgtcataactttcttattttacatccgatttaatgaatttttagtgttatgtttgttggatttttctctttttatattcaaatcaactatcTGTTGGGGGTTGGCTTGTAAAGCCTATTTTACACCGGATGCGAATCAGCAATGCGAATCCATCCGAATACACgtaatcgggggggggggggatttcggGAGAATCTCCCCGaatgcgaaaaaaaaaattggaaaggATTCGGGAAAATTCGTGGAGGGGTTCGGCtcgttttgttttgttcaaACTCAACCGAATACCCTCCAAAATACTTCCGAATGAGACCATGACAAATTTCATTCGGGTCACATTCGGGATGTATTCGCATTCGGCTATTCTTGGCAGTCAATTCTTGGTGATTCTGCTCTGTCTTTGGGACCTATTCGGGGAGCTTCCCGAATCGGAGACGAACCTGTCGGTTCTGAATCCACCCGAATCAATCCAAATTAGGCCATATACGGGCACAATAGGTCCGAATTTATTCGGGAGAATTCGGTTTGGGTGTAACGAAAGCAATTATTTTGGGCGGCGGGAAATATAGCGTGATCATTCCCATTTCAAAAACTGATTTTTTAAAGAGCGGATGTGAAAATATCCCCAAGTGGTCGTGCTGAGTACTGGCCTGATTCACCATGAACATTTGCAACCCCCCCTTCCTTTTCCttatcctcttcttcttccacaTCCTCCTCTCCCgaccttcttttcttcctctctccctcctctctttccccTTCCTTTCTCTCTGATATGCGTTCAATATTGAATGCCatgcaggcgcgccggaacactttcagttttgggggggcaaaatcccgaagggggcacaatatttttgacagcgtgagataccgaagcgatcgagcgggagaggctgtgggacccccccccccggtaaggactttgtgtaaaaatggagtataaaagttgcatTTCTAAGAGCatccaaaaataaatttcttgagaattaaacagtcttggagttttTTGCTcattctgtttcctcccttctgacccagaatggtgtttcttcatgatcagggtcccagttccagcaaatgacgagccttattgcaaacgaaattgtttcaaatccAATGTAAtgtaggccttttaaagacttatgacaaacatgaccgtacgcagccgggggccgccgatcgagagggcaaaattcaccaccAAAAGTGTgaacgaaatccttcaattttattctaaaatgcaaaagctcccccatcacaaaccccctcgctcttaagtttcttcgaaaatttaggtcttgcagccccacccactcccggattgtatttttttttgcaaacgtccatga
This genomic window from Lytechinus variegatus isolate NC3 chromosome 10, Lvar_3.0, whole genome shotgun sequence contains:
- the LOC121422831 gene encoding germ cell-specific gene 1 protein-like → MLRALQDETHRTFFQSLGAFEVISTAATFTGCTVAIIAMLHQQPLAMLVAGFTMLFSGLFMLVGHLMMLTAHQETGDMDNVSLFKDVSSSRYGWSFVVAWISFILCVTAGITDFLVYRNFRKITDELHNTPSRVKYMQRQTPVNIGPTI